From a region of the Paenibacillus lutimineralis genome:
- a CDS encoding BC1872 family protein, whose protein sequence is MTPEDILDSELENLNYAVALEVFEYQPDKHRSGRFLRGNTSFYPRDYSRDVHAAFDVVKEMKKKGWLFILNNEGERWEATFYRDEKKSINVVDVTAESAICKAALLAVLEEE, encoded by the coding sequence ATGACACCTGAAGATATACTAGACTCTGAACTTGAAAATTTAAATTATGCCGTGGCTTTAGAGGTTTTTGAGTATCAACCTGATAAGCATAGATCCGGGAGATTCTTGCGAGGCAATACGTCTTTCTACCCGAGGGACTATAGTAGAGACGTCCATGCGGCATTTGATGTTGTAAAGGAAATGAAGAAGAAAGGTTGGCTTTTCATTTTAAACAATGAAGGGGAACGGTGGGAGGCAACGTTTTATAGGGACGAAAAAAAGAGTATTAACGTTGTAGATGTTACTGCTGAAAGTGCTATATGTAAAGCTGCTCTATTAGCTGTATTAGAAGAGGAGTAA
- a CDS encoding CatB-related O-acetyltransferase, translated as MKQQRFGHWSEIMYLKEIVTNPMITVGDYSYYSGYYDNHDFEDGCVRYLWGDEKSRALFNPIQDYGWQIDKLIIGNYVCIASGVIILMGGNHNHHPEWITVYPFVEHIETSYKPKGDTIIESDAWIGMNAMIMPGVTIGEGAIVAAGSVVTKDVPPYTIVGGNPAKEIKKRFTDKEIEKLKEMRWFDWEREKIERASHILSSSSINQLYDFYQREIKI; from the coding sequence ATGAAACAACAACGATTTGGCCACTGGTCTGAAATAATGTATCTAAAGGAAATTGTCACCAACCCAATGATTACAGTAGGGGATTACTCATACTATTCTGGTTATTACGATAATCATGATTTTGAAGATGGCTGTGTAAGATACCTATGGGGGGATGAAAAATCAAGAGCGTTATTTAATCCCATCCAAGACTATGGTTGGCAGATAGATAAGTTGATTATTGGAAATTACGTATGCATAGCAAGTGGTGTAATTATTTTGATGGGTGGAAATCACAATCATCATCCTGAATGGATTACCGTGTATCCATTTGTGGAGCACATTGAAACTTCTTACAAACCTAAAGGGGATACAATCATCGAAAGCGATGCCTGGATTGGTATGAATGCAATGATTATGCCCGGTGTGACAATAGGTGAAGGTGCCATTGTTGCTGCAGGATCGGTTGTTACAAAAGATGTCCCACCATATACAATAGTAGGCGGTAACCCTGCTAAAGAGATAAAGAAGCGCTTTACAGACAAAGAAATCGAAAAGTTAAAAGAAATGCGTTGGTTCGATTGGGAACGTGAGAAAATTGAACGAGCCAGTCATATCTTGTCAAGTTCTTCTATTAATCAATTGTATGACTTTTATCAAAGGGAAATAAAAATTTAA